The following nucleotide sequence is from Vibrio fluvialis.
CAGCTAGGATGTTGGCTTAGAAGCAGCCATCATTTAAAGAAAGCGTAATAGCTCACTAGTCGAGTCGGCCTGCGCGGAAGATGTAACGGGGCTAAGCTGTAAACCGAAGCTGCGGCAATGCGATTTATCGTATTGGGTAGGGGAGCGTTCTGTAAGCCGTTGAAGGTGTGTTGTAAAGCATGCTGGAGGTATCAGAAGTGCGAATGCTGACATGAGTAACGACAAGGGGGGTGAAAAACCTCCCCGCCGGAAGACCAAGGGTTCCTGTCCAACGTTAATCGGGGCAGGGTAAGTCGACCCCTAAGGCGAGGCCGAAAGGCGTAGTCGATGGGAAACGGGTTAATATTCCCGTACTTCTTACAATTGCGATGGGGGGACGGAGAAGGCTAGGTGGGCCTGGCGACGGTTGTCCAGGTTCAAGTGCGTAGGCTTGAGGGTTAGGTAAATCCGGCTCTCTCTAAGGCTGAGACACGACGTCGAGCTACTACGGTAGTGAAGTCATTGATGCCATGCTTCCAGGAAAAGCCTCTAAGCTTCAGATTGTAAGGAATCGTACCCCAAACCGACACAGGTGGTCGGGTAGAGAATACCAAGGCGCTTGAGAGAACTCGGGTGAAGGAACTAGGCAAAATGGTACCGTAACTTCGGGAGAAGGTACGCTCTTGATGGTGAAGTCCCTCGCGGATGGAGCTGATGAGAGTCGCAGATACCAGGTGGCTGCAACTGTTTATTAAAAACACAGCACTGTGCAAAATCGTAAGATGACGTATACGGTGTGACGCCTGCCCGGTGCCGGAAGGTTAATTGATGGGGTTAGCGTAAGCGAAGCTCTTGATCGAAGCCCCGGTAAACGGCGGCCGTAACTATAACGGTCCTAAGGTAGCGAAATTCCTTGTCGGGTAAGTTCCGACCTGCACGAATGGCGTAATGATGGCCACGCTGTCTCCACCCGAGACTCAGTGAAATTGAAATCGCTGTGAAGATGCAGTGTACCCGCGGCTAGACGGAAAGACCCCGTGAACCTTTACTACAGCTTGGCACTGAACATTGAACCTACATGTGTAGGATAGGTGGGAGGCTTTGAAGACGTGACGCTAGTTGCGTTGGAGCCGTCCTTGAAATACCACCCTTGTATGTTTGATGTTCTAACTTAGCCCCGTTATCCGGGGTGAGGACAGTGCCTGGTGGGTAGTTTGACTGGGGCGGTCTCCTCCCAAAGAGTAACGGAGGAGCACGAAGGTGGGCTAATCACGGTTGGACATCGTGAGGTTAGTGCAATGGCATAAGCCCGCTTAACTGCGAGAATGACGGTTCGAGCAGGTGCGAAAGCAGGTCATAGTGATCCGGTGGTTCTGTATGGAAGGGCCATCGCTCAACGGATAAAAGGTACTCCGGGATAACAGGCTGATACCGCCCAAGAGTTCATATCGACGGCGGTGTTTGGCACCTCGATGTCGGCTCATCACATCCTGGGGCTGAAGTCGGTCCCAAGGGTATGGCTGTTCGCCATTTAAAGTGGTACGCGAGCTGGGTTTAGAACGTCGTGAGACAGTTCGGTCCCTATCTGCCGTGGGCGTTGGAAGATTGAAGGGGCTGCTCCTAGTACGAGAGGACCGGAGTGGACGAACCTCTGGTGTTCGGGTTGTGTCGCCAGACGCATTGCCCGGTAGCTAAGTTCGGAATCGATAACCGCTGAAAGCATCTAAGCGGGAAGCGAGCCCTGAGATGAGTCTTCCCTGATACTTTAAGTATCCTAAAGGGTTGTTCGAGACTAGAACGTTGATAGGCAGGGTGTGTAAGCGTTGTGAGGCGTTGAGCTAACCTGTACTAATTGCCCGTGAGGCTTAACCATACAACACCCAAGGGGTTTTGTAGTGGACTCAAAGCTAAGCGCATAAGAATGTGTTGAGAGAACGAAAAACAGCTTTCCGAATTTTAAGAATTTGCTTGGCGACCATAGCGTTTTGGACCCACCTGATCCCATTCCGAACTCAGAAGTGAAACGAAACAGCGTCGATGGTAGTGTGGGGTCTCCCCATGTGAGAGTAGAACATCGCCAGGCTTTAAATTTAGACTCTTGAGTCTAACCAGTGCGGAGCGGTAGTTCAGTTGGTTAGAATACCGGCCTGTCACGCCGGGGGTCGCGGGTTCGAGTCCCGTCCGCTCCGCCACTTATTTAAGACCTCAGCAGCAATGCTGGGGTTTTTTGTTATCTGGGAGTGGTAAACCTCTACACTCACCAGCCTCACTGAGCGCTTCGCTCTCCTCTTTCTCTCGCCCCAGCGCTTTGTCGCTCTTAAGTGTTATTCCTAACGGCTAACGGATTGTTACCTATCTCAGGCTCTTACCCCTTCGGCTTTGTTGTCATCGCGCCTCTGTTTGGTAAAGATAGACCTGGCTTCTCTTGCTTGGCATTGCTCAGGTTGGCTTCAGACTGGTGCACTACAGAACCTTGTCTTGAAGGCTTGCGGAAGAGAGTGTGCGAATCTGGGCCGAAAGTTGTGACCCTTGGTGCGGTGTTTCTGAGTGGTTAGGGGAGAGCAAAGATATAAAAAAGCCGATGCAGGACATCGGCTTGGTAAGAGATAGATTCTTTATACTAAACGCGTTGAGCGACTTTGGCTTTCAGCGTCTGTTTATCGGTATCGGACAAGAATGCCAGTTCCAAGCTGTTTAATTGCGCCTGACGAATCTGCTCTTGGCTCAATCCGGCTTGAGGAGCAGCAACTTCATACTCGTATGGCAGCTCAATGCCCTCTACGGCAGGATCATCAGTATTTAGACAGGCGAGTACTCCATACTCAAGAAAGCGCTTGAGAGGGTGTAATGCCAAGCTTTCTACTGTACTGGTTTGAATGTTGGATGTCAGACATGACTCAATACCAATGCGATGTTTTGCTAAATAATCCATTAGCTGCGGATCGTGAATCGCTTTCACCCCATGACCAATACGGGTCGCGCCTAAGTCACGAATCGCTTGCCACATACTTTCCGGACCAGCCGCTTCTCCTGCGTGAACAGTAATATGCAGGCCTGCATCGCGTACCTGTTTAAAATGGCTGACGAAACGATCGCCGGGCTGGCCGAGCTCATCACCGGCAAGGTCGACGGCCACAATATGATCTTTCTGGCTCAGAATCGCGTCCAGTTCTTGCTGACAAGCGTCTGTGCCAAAAGTACGGCTCATGATGCCAATCAGGTTGGCTTGTACGCCAAAATCGCGCACGCCGGCTTTTACGCCGTCGACAACCGCTTCAACTACACCCGCGACAGGCAAGTTGTGTTTCATCGCCATGTAGTACGGTGAGAAGCGCAGCTCAGCGTAATCAATTTGCGCGTTGAGTGCGTCTTCCACGTTTTCATACGCAACGCGGCGGCAAGCGTCCAGATCGCCCAGTACTGCCACACCCCAGTCTAGTTTAGACAGGAAAGCAACCAGTGATGGCTCAGCTTCAACGATCTGTACGTGCGGAGTGAGATCCGCAACGGTGTAGGCTGGCAGAGCCACACCAAATTTTTGACCGAGGTCGAGAATGGTTTGAGTGCGAATGTTACCGTCAAGATGGCGGTGTAAATCAGTGAGTGGAATATTTTTCGTAATCATTATCGTCTACCAAGTCAAAATCTGCGCTAAGTATAAAAACCAAACCTTGCGGTGTCAGTAGTGAGAATGGCGAATCGAGTGCTATTTTGCTGATATTCTCTTCATGTTAACCAGATCTGTTGGCCACTCATGGTACGACATCGGTTTGTTGAACAAGAACCCCTGTCCTTGTGGGCAGCCAAGTTTGGCTAGCAATTCGGCCTGTTCAGGTGTTTCAATGCCTTCTGCAACGATGTTGACCTTAAAACTGTTGGCCAGATTGATGATGGTGGCTGCAATGCTGCTTTCATACTGTTCTTGCTTTAGTAGAGAAACGAAAGCACGATCGATCTTAAGGCAATCGAAAGGCAGCTTATACAGATAGGCGAGCGAACTGTAGCCGGTCCCAAAGTCGTCAATCGCCAGACGGATCCCCAAGCGCTTGATGGAGTGCATGGTGTTTAAAATCACCGGGTCGTTATTGACGATACGGGATTCGGTAATTTCCAGCGTCAGATTGTTCGGTTGCATGCCCGTGACACGCAGCGTTTCTTCAAGCTGTGGCATGAATTCAGGATGGGAAAGCTGATTGACTGACAAATTAACGTGCATCTGGAAGTCGGCGGCCCATTTCCCTTGCTCGATACCTTTCACGGTATCGCAGCATGCTTGTCGCAGGATTTGTTCGCCAATCGCGTTAATAAGCCCGCTTTCTTCTGCAATCGGGATGAAGTCCATGGGTGGTACTAAACCGTATTCTGGCGACAGCCAGCGCGCTAAGGCTTCTGCTCCCAACACTTCGCCGCTGTGCAGGTCAACTATTTGGTTGATAGAACGGAACAAACTCGTGGTTTTCCAGCGCCAGCTTAATCTGCGTCACCATTTGGGTTCGCTTGCGAGAAACATCGGCCATCTCCGGCACATAGTAACTGAGACGGGTCGAGTCTTGCTTGGCGTTACTTAATGCGATGCTGCCGTTGCGCAGCCACACCGTCATGCTGGCAGGTTCAAGCCCATGAACAATACCCACCGATATGTTCACGGCGATGTTTTCATTCGGCATATTGAATGCGTGGCGAACAGTTGCAGCAACTGTTGGGCAAACTGCTTGATGGCCGAATGTCATCGCATTGAGGAAGATAGATGGCGAACTCATCACCACCGATACGGGCGATGTAGCTGTTGTCGTGACTGACGGTTTTCAGGCGTTGGGCGATGAGGACGAGCAGCTGATCGGCCTGGTGATGGCCAAGGCTGTCATTGATGTCTCTAAACTTATCGATGCCAATCAAGAACAGGCTGCCATGCAACGTTGGCAATTGGTTACAGCTGTCTATCATGCCTTCGCGACTGTAAACCTTGGTCAGCGAAATCGTAGATGAGTTGCTCGCGCAGCGCTTTAAATGACGCTTTAAGGTTGTTCGCCATTTCCGTAAAGGCAAACACCATCATACTGGTTTCGTAGATCTTGCCCGGTTTGGGCATTGGGCTGTCCCAATCTCCCTGCGCCAGATGTTTTGCTGCCGCCGCGGTAGAGGTAATGGGCGCCGTGATGCGGTTAAAGGTGATAAAGCCGATGCCAATCCCAAACAGGCTGACGATCAGGCCCAGCAACCAGCTGTTGCGCTGGTTTTGCGGCAGAGAGCCTAGAAGGTCTGCTTCGGAGATGGTGACATTGATGTACCACTTGAGCCCATGTTCGTCCTCGACCGACGTCACTTGGTT
It contains:
- the add gene encoding adenosine deaminase, which gives rise to MITKNIPLTDLHRHLDGNIRTQTILDLGQKFGVALPAYTVADLTPHVQIVEAEPSLVAFLSKLDWGVAVLGDLDACRRVAYENVEDALNAQIDYAELRFSPYYMAMKHNLPVAGVVEAVVDGVKAGVRDFGVQANLIGIMSRTFGTDACQQELDAILSQKDHIVAVDLAGDELGQPGDRFVSHFKQVRDAGLHITVHAGEAAGPESMWQAIRDLGATRIGHGVKAIHDPQLMDYLAKHRIGIESCLTSNIQTSTVESLALHPLKRFLEYGVLACLNTDDPAVEGIELPYEYEVAAPQAGLSQEQIRQAQLNSLELAFLSDTDKQTLKAKVAQRV